ataactttttatttaacgtccttttctcttcttctttctctatAGTAGGCTACGATTCTACGGATAAAAATTCACATATGGACTTTTTCTCGATTTAACATTGACGAACACATGGTGAGAAATATGCAATGCGTTTAGAAATATCTTGGGGAAATCTCTTGTCTTTGCTAGCACACggtgtatttttgtaatatatagactatatagtttttcaaaattaagaggTAACTTTAATTGTTCTTATTTTCTTCTGACACTggcatattacacaagaaatgggatttttgcatcacaacctgtcttcgaacagttgactaaacaacaacagcacCCATGTCATTATTTCTTCGCAAATGTATGTGCCCCCCATTTTGTTCTTATACAAGTAACAGCCTCTCTTCAATGCTGTAAACGGTAGTTCTGGGTTCGTGTCctggaatatctgccacagtGTATGCGATGGAGTCCTAGAACTCATCAGTGAATTGCCATAGATTTGCTCAAGAACACTCTTTCCTTCAGATAGCCCTACAACCAATAATCTGATGGTCTAAtgtctggcgatcttgcaggccaagctACAGGAAAGTGTCTACTGGTGAAAACATGGTCACCAAATAATAAGAAACACACTTGTTATTAAGGAGatgtaaaaaattcaatttttttatgtaataaaataaaccaatgccagaatttttaagattgtgaaAAAAATGAGCAATTAAATTTACCTCTTACTTTTGGAAAACCTATAACGTGTTTGTTGTTCCGGTATGCACTGTAGTCTCCACCATTCCAATTAGGCTACAttgtgaaaatttgaaaaaaaccTAAGTAAAGTAATATTAATAGAACGGAATAAGTAGTGATAATAACGTATGCTGATGATCAAGTTTTAATCTCAGGAATAAAGAATGACCTACAGCGATTTTTCCTTAAATTGATATCGCTAACCTAAAGAAGATCTTTATAAGACGAAAGCAATAGCTTTTCAGGAACCACGTAAATGTTGAAACAGCACAAGTCAGAAGTTTTAAATATATCAGAAACTTAATTTCGGGTACGAGAAAGGAAGATATGGGTGATGCGCATCTAACTGTAACATAATCAATTAAGTGGAGTTGTAagcagaaatattagtaaatatagCCTATGCTACTGTTCACAATACAGtgaatcaaatttaatgtactgaagtgaATGTTAGGTGTTAAGGACAGCAGAAGAACGTAAAGCAGAAGCAACAGCTCTAGAGGTTCGCATTTCTTCCACCTGGAACCAAATACTGATCGACCTGAACTGTGGTTTCCACGGCAACTGATAACTTGTGACCTGAAATACACATACTGTACGTGTAGTACATCAAGTACTCGAATAACGCAACAAAGTGGAGAGGCGTTTTCGTTGACTCTATTCTAAATGTATAAATTAGAATGAATGGCTTGAAAACAGTGCAAATACTCCAGAATTTCTGTCCTGGCCTCACATGCTGGTTTCATAAAGGAAATATTAACTTTCTCATTCCTGTGCAAAGATCTCTGtgtaattaattacgaaatacaaACCAATCATATATAATTAAAACGTAGGTTAAACACCGACTAATTTTACTAATTCACCCACTCATACAGTAAATTAGGTAGTATAGATCAACAGTAAAGAGAGATTCAGCATTTCATAACAGAAGATGTTTGTTTGCGCAGACACGTCAAAGGAAACGACGCCCCTGTACCTATGTATGAGGACCTACTTGCTTTTCACTTAAGTTATATTCGAGAGGGATTGACGGGTAGTACATAGTAGGTAGTAGTATAATTAGAATCCCActatacattaataatatatatgttacaaGTTGTAAATACCGATTTTTAGTTAATATCCAAGTAATATCACGGCCCAATAAATTGTCCCAAAAGTAATTCAATGAGgatttgtgtaaaaaattatacataacttATCTAAATAGACCACACAATTTATAATTGAAGTCAGATGCCTTATTTTTTGAAACTACAAAATTATGCCTTTAGAGTGCAAAATATGAAAGTTTTATCTGTTCAATTTGGTGcacattaaataattttacagttttaaGTCTTATAAattacagttcaagaaaataaactataaacagatATACACTGGCAAAATGGTAGAGAACTGAACTGTTGGGAAACGCGTTGGACGTTTAATTAGAAACGAGACACCGGTCTTTATTGAATGCGCATTCCTTACGTCTTTTTCACATATCTAACTCATTTcttctgtattaattttttgaTATTATAATTTGTGGTATACACTTAATACTCTCTTGTATCTTAACAAAAttataactcttgttttctcttaGCTTATATATCtaccattaatatatatatatatatatatatatatatatatatatatatatatatatatatatgttaatcctttatttaaggacgctgtatcacctactaggttatctagcgtcgatagaattggtaatagcgaaatggtattttgcgagatgaggtcgaggattcgtcatggGATTATCTTAGTGTCGCTTTATAGTTTGAAAAACTTCGCAATATACTGAACTAAGTAAACAGCCCAACCCAATTAGAACATACAGTTGAGCTACACCGCTACCCTACggcatgtaaatttatttaaaaccTGTTATTGTCTTTAATTCTAACTCATTTTTCCATATCTCTCCATGAAGTTTAATAATCGAATATATGCCAATGTAAacgtttttattttaaactaagAATAATGATAGGATCAATGAAAACGTCTCGTAATGAAAATTTTAACACACAATAATGGATCTTTTATCGTCATTCAAATATATGAAACACAGAACactttttctctttgtcttgtttAAAAATCCAACGTTGTGTAGGAGAGAGTATATGTTTGGACCAATCCTAGGCTCACAATACGGTCCTCCCGGGACGTCAAGGAAACATAGAGAGAAGTTTTTATTCCAAGGTTTGGGTGCAGACATTTTTATTCTCTGTTCGGAAGCAAAGATTCGGGCTCCTGTTCTGCCCATCTCTTCTTGATAGAGACGAGAAAAAATTTTTAtgttctcgtaacagttccaactgttccagttccttgaaaatactaggttcaaaataacatttccgaaataaTAGTACCATATATAACTACACACAGTGCACAGTGGTATCTTGGAACATGCATGTACTACTAGTCTCTAACggaacagtggtattttggacgCTAAATGACCACATATTTCCCTGTATGCAGTGTGATGCAGTATGTCATAATGAGCTGAGATGTGAATTCGTGCAAAAGAAGGGTCTTCTAATATCAaactgaattcgtagatcaggtttatTCGAAGCagagaatttaatgtaattttaaattatttgtaaattggtcacgaaatagATCCCAATGgttaataaaacctaacctattcttcctcttctgcccaTCTCAAGTTCACAATGGTGttcaatttgtaaaaaaattgtaaataaaaagcTGTAATCATTTCGGTCGTGGTAAATTCATAATACCgtaatgaaaagtaataatttcattgcaatgaaacagtaaaatttacaacctttgtatttttgtaaatataaaaaaatcttcaacATTCTCTAACATCTCACTtaagaatatgtatgataagactttcttgtgttaaattctaacgtaccttgtttacatgtttcgacctatttataggtcatcctcagaactggtcgttgttggtcttggcacctcttgttttgtttcctgtgagggtgtgttcgtgtggtataatgtagagtcaaagagtgtgtgtgttctgaaattgagttgtgtgttgagaatttcgttggggtgtgttttcgtgtgtctgcatatttcatattgttctagtgtgtttagtttctggctttttggttggatgtgtagtatttccatgtctgtgttgatgtctctgtgggtgtggttagcatttgtgatgtgttctgcatatgtggaggtgttttgtaattttgttatggctgtgatgtgttctttgtaacgtgtttggaatgatctgcctatctatcctatgtagaagttgttgcaggtgttacatttgagtttgtatacgcctgtgtggttgtatttgtttgtttgtgttgtttgtttgttgctgctTCTTTAAGATCGTTTTAAACATTTGGCAGTTTAAAACActgattactagacttcgttggattgccacacgcagcatgcaatcaggttgccgatgtacggtagtatagaagaggtgagcgaccgcccggtctagTAGTATAAGCAATTCATGTTaaaagttgtgaccggtccaaatagatagagcagctacagctaatgtatacctatgtaagcacttgtttttgcattactgtggttggaatagtcaaagcttaacatctgttcagtgcagacaagaattcaatcaaacatactacaatgagagtgttgctgttccaaagaattgcccctggaatacccttacccccgcagtcaatcgtgacccgttggggaacgtggttggatgctgttaataataacattacggcaaaataatggaggtaattgatgcattggatagcagctgtaaaatcattgccttctgaacagcaatTGGAAGATatactgttcattgattctaattttaaaagtcgtatccaaaagcatcaccctgttagaatcgtctaaactacaactctcagaagctcttaatatagtgcataaagtatcacaaaccgttatccaaaataacaattcactaatttcagaaaaagtgaaatgtaagttgagaaactttattgctaaaaattctgcctattcacaacttcgtattataaatgatgtactatcagctcacgacaagacgtctgaagttggtgtactaaaaagtagtgacttcccgttcttcaaatatgcacctattacatcgtgtgttgttgaacgtacattttcccaatttaaaaactgtttgagtgaccatcggaggaggttaacttcgtagtcgctcaaaatgtacgtaactctacactgcaatgcacatattcaaggttGATGTGACTATATTACATAAAAGTTTAAgatttaatatatctcactacaaaataattgtgtatttgcatgtttagacatttcctaattcaatgatcattcattatatttcttgactgcaggatagaggttttattgtaaccgtagtatactgctcagtgtttacataagaggcatactccatccgttgcacgtccccttctcatacagtctatactgcgtgcgtagtaaaccttacgattctcgtggcaattccacaaaGTCTACTGATTACCTTTTAATTTCAGTATTTAAAtgagtaatattttatatatttgtatgtaGATAAAAGAATACTAAAACTATTAATCCtgtgataatttattaatgataaaaCTTTGCTTAATTCCTACTATGACCATTTCtttctgtattaaaatttattatatctgtactctgatgatattaaaatattgtttgaatTTACAACAGGCACACAAGTGGCGAACTTAGGGCACACGTGCGTCCTAACTTCGCCAGTTGCATCTccctgtctcttttttttttttttttttttttttttttttttttttacaagaaggAGTACTGTATTCTTTACGAATTTTTTAAGATGCTCTTTAATATCAATAttgcaatacaattttttatactttctaAATATGACTTCATCATCAATTTATAAACTTAAGGATGCTTATCTTATATCTATTTTCTGTTGAATGATGCCTGactgaagaaaatgtttttaaatgaatAAGTACAACGTCGAATTCCGTATACAGTTCaagcattaattaaataaaatcaagaGACTTAATTGTCCGCCGTTCTGGCTATGTGGATAGCGCATGCGCTTCCCAACCACACGGTCCAAGGTTTGATTTCTGGCGTGGtcaatggaagaaatttaccttccgtccacgggactggACTTGTGATTGTTCTGTGATGCCTCAGTGGTGGCCCTCCATCTTGACGATCCCATGACCAGGGAGGTCCGTATTTTGTGAGATGTATATGTGTGATCCAATGAATCGCCCTCCCCTATCCGCAGTCAGAAAAAGGGGGAGGTAAAGCAGaattagaaagaaaggaagaaaaaaacaaagaaagacgTTTAATATCCGTTATAGTCTTGATTTTTCCTTTCCGTTTGTGCGTTATACAGTTTCCGCTAAATAAGGAAAGTTTTATATAGCTTTACAGCAGTAACTTTACGATAccgtacaaagaaaaatttcctTATGGACGTGTTTAAGTTTACTGTAGTTTCCGTTATaggtaatttattgtatttaaaaatttatgaatCTCAAATCAGGAAAAACTGAAGTTACTCGCTTCGAATATTCAGTACAATATTTATAGACCTAAacgagcaattatttttaaattggagacataaaataaaaaacatccCGCATAACTGACCATCTCTGCAATTTGCTTGCTCAAATATAAAAGGCCGCTTGCGTCATAACGAGATTTTTTCAAGTACAACGAAGAAAGAGCACAAACGTTTATGTGAATCTAATAtaattatacacacacatatacagtaggcctaataagtaACACGAAGCACATCTTATTGTAAGGCTCATTACGATTCTAGTCGTCTGTCTTTACAATCCACCACTGCGCACAGCCTAGCATTCTTACCTTCACATTTTATCTAGAATCCTTCTCCTGTATTGTGGGTGATATTACAGGTAAATTTGCTGCTTCCAGAATTTTTCGATCTGATGACACTGCTGCGACTACACAATACATCTCGCTCTATTTTGTCCATCAATGCCACTTAACCGTTTGCAACATAGTGGTTATTCagagaaccaccgttttctttctttctaaattttatggaacggatattccaccaaggaacagTCTCTTGAGTATACAAAGGGGTGCCATTTGTGTTTTAAAGTTGTGTGcggagttaaaatgttgaaaacaattgatcgaagctttgttatggtccatgatatgaaaaatataaaaaaattaatttgtgctgcaaagggttaagtaCTAACTAGTCTACGGATTGCATTTTGTTTCAAGCACATAATGTCCTTCCTACCAATCACTTGGTGTATGTATAGACAAATGGGAGGAAAATGATTATCGCTAGTTTTCGGTACATCCGAAACATTTTTATGTGACGTGAAAGTTAGGGATATCAGTTCCTCTCTTTCATCAACGTAATTCGTAGAACCCAGACCCCATAAGTTACGGCTAGCCATTCTGCTTCCGATACAACAAATATATGAAGCAGTATGGCGTGATGTTTGGAATAGTtacagaaaacacacacacatacatacatctcAGCGCTTACCATTGTTCGCAGGTGCTGGAGCAACAGGAGGGAAGAGCAAACCACAACAATCGTGTCCCAGTTTCAAAGCTTCAGCTTGAGCCGAACCGCAAAGAAAACACACATGCTAATGGAAGATGCACACTCTCTCGTAAATTTGCACGATACCGTAGGCCGTCATACGGCTCTTGCCTCCACAAAGACTACGCGAGGAAGATTACATGCTAATACAGAAACCTTGAACTGCCATACGAAACTAATCTACCTACCGAGCATTTCACTGATGATGTATCTTCTTTAATGCGTGTCGTAAATGTGATGATGACAGCTGCATACTCTATTATGAGAAATTGTACTGAACTACGTATATAATAGCCTTGGTAACTGAGTCCAAAGTTGACATTAAGACCCTGGTTTAGtgtaaaattagttcatgttgaaaaaaaaatatttcttgaaatgcTGTAGTCATATAGCATATTGTTATTATGattgtgatatttcaattaattctaAGGAAAAGGGAAAAGTTGTGAATAAGAACCAATGTTGAATTCAGACCTTATCCCCGGGGGATTTATACTATACCGAAGGGAAGGGGGGGGGTGCAACCAACTAAATTCATATCTTAACTAATAACACCAGACGTAGTCAATgtaaaagagaacatgaaaaatgaggtcaattaaagaaataaagctttcattattttataatatagacATTACCttaaaaatgttaatactgtTACGCGAAACTtcgtgaattcattcattcattcattcattcattcattcattcattcattcattcattcattcattcattcattcaatgttctgtccaagggcaggtctttcactggaaatccagatttctctaatatttcctattttctgccttcctctttgtctcctcatatgatccatatatcataatgccgtctatcataatatgatatcttcttctgtcgttcatcattccttccagacatggttaatatgtatatgtaactAACCTCCTGTGTAAAATTGTCACATAAAGccgggtatgtatgtatgtatgtatgtatgtatgtatgtatgtatgtatgtatgtatgtatgtatgtatgtatgtatgtatgtatgtacagtatgtatgtgtgtatgtatgtatgcatgcgtgtatgcgtgtatgtgcgtatgtatgtatgtatgtactgagtgtatgtatgtatgtatgtatgtatgtatgtatgtatgtacagtatgtatgtatgtatgtttagtgttgttttgtgtaaattatattacttaGTCAAAAAAAGGTCTGAAATCTCCGCAGGAGAGATATTTCCACCCCCCCTCCCCAACCACTCTCTGGATTCATTACTAATAAGAACTTTAAACAGAAATGAGGTTTCTCAAATTATCTAAAAGAGAACCCTGAAAACAAAAAGACACTGTACCATACCATCGGTTAACGTGTAAAAGCTGAAATCTATTAATTTTCCCGACTTATGTATGACATTTTATCTGTTATTTGCAGCATCATATTATGTGACAAATGTTAGCACTGCAATAATATCATGGACAACATTAATACTATGAATTTGCAATCAGAATATATTTAACAAGCAACGTTAGagccatataaattatatgtctGACGAAATACACAAATACTTAGTAAATTTCATAGCCATAAGAAGAATTTTTTTGGGGTTTGTTTTTTTTCTAATCTCCGTTTCGTGTATTTTCAATTACCCTTGTATCACTCTCCAGAAGCTGAACAATGGCGACGCTGTCACATGGCCACGAGATGCGCGATCTGGTGGACGAACTTCTTAACGCGCCTTGGGATTCCAGGGACTCCACTTCCTCTTCCTCAGATTCCCTTAGTCCTAGGGCGCCCCTAGCAGACTTGGAGGCAATGGTCAATGACGAGGAAGAAGAGATCTCGCAAGAAAGAGGACAAGAGAAGGTAAGAGAAGACAACACAAGTGATACAAATGCACATCAGACACAATTTCAGAATTCTAACGGCAAGAAGGCTGTAACTACTGCAGAAACAGAAGAAGGAAGTTCCGAAGAAATAGTTCAAAGTGAATTTATAGGTGAAACCATAACAGCGTCTGAGGAAGAGGATGAAATGCAATATGATAGTTCGATAAATATCATAAGTGTTTCAGTGATAAGAAAAAGTGAACAACAGAAGGTAGCAGATAATGCACATAtagaaatttcagaatcagaaagaaaaaaatatagaacagacATTCATACCGCCAGTAATGTGAATGCGGCAGCTATTTCAATGACATCTAAAAGAGAATTTCACAAAACAAGAGAAAACGAAGAACTGGAAAgatctaaaatttttaatattgatgAAATTGAGTGTCTTACAAACGTAAGTGATGATAGTTCGGACGAAGTACTGGGAATATTTTCGAAAAAGAAAGGGTGCAATTATAATGTAGGTGAAAACAATGATTCAAGTATAGCAGAGGTCAAGCTCAAGCAAGCATTAGTCGTTACTCCAGAGAATAATGTACTAGAggcaaaaacaaaagaaagcgaaTGTATAATGGTAAAGGAAGAATGCCTGTTAAAAGAAAGAGCCGAGATTAACTTCGAACTAGAAAGAAAGTTAATGAAAGAGGAAAAGGTAGAGGAGATCGTGATGACTACGGAGGAACACAAAAAAGGACATCAGGGAACAGCCAAAGGTGAGAATGTCGTTATGGACAGCGAGTTTTTGCCTCGCAGGTCACTTGTGAGTATCGAGTGTCCAGAGACCGTGTCGGGGACAATGGCAGCCGAAGACAGGGGTGCGCGCGTGGGAACCCGAGGAGGAGACTTCCTCCGCATGCAACCGGAAACGGAACAGGCGGCGCGGGGGTCAAGAAGATCGCCCGACCGTGAACTTGCTGGAATGCTGCAACCCCATCTAATTAGTACGACGAAGGCCTCTGCAGGCGTTAGTGTTCAAAGTGAAGAGGAATGTGGAGGTTCTGGAGTAACACTCAGCGCCGTACAGCATTCTCCATCTCTTGGTGTTAATATAGACAATGGTAGTGGAAGTGCATGCGTTAATGGGACAGAATACAATGTTGTTCCGAGTGCTGAAGCATTAGAAGAAAGTACACTAGCAGGCGAAAGTGAATGGATTAATGCAACTGGCTGTACATCGGCATTTACAATAGGATTAAGTGTCGGGACTGCTGAAGTTAGTGCTGGGGAGGTAAAGGTAGAAATTCATGTTTTTGTGGGTGACCGGCCGGTTAATGCTTCGGTCAACGATGTCGTGGAAGCGGAAGACGGGCTAACAAGAACACCGAATGTTGAGAGCTGCGTGCAAAGAGACGACGTTAGTGTAACTAGTGACAAAGTGGTCCAGACTGATAGCCGAATTGTTGCGTTGCCGCCGGAGAAGTCGATTAGCGTTCATAGGACGGACGTGTCAGTCAGTGCGGGAGACCTAGACGTGATCGGCGCACTCATCGTAGACGACGATTTCCGCGTGCTCGGCGTCTTGTCCCTCAGGGACGCAGTAAGTGTCTCGGAGGAGAGCTCGCCTGCGAGCGTAAGTGCGGCCTTGAGGAAGGGTCTGGCCAGCACCTTGCGGGTGCTCCGCCCCCTCTCTCCTCCGCGGTGTCAGACCTGCCACCGACCGCGGCAGTATGCGATCGGCACTCGCTTGGCGCGCAAGTTAGAACCAGGCCAACATGCAATGGGGACTCTGTACTCCGTGGAAGAGCCCCTCAGGGATGACGGCAGTATTGTAACGTGGGCGGGCGCGTATGACTGTAGTGCTGGAGACGCTGGGCCGGTGTTGAGCAGCGGTGGTGCAGCCGCAGTCATAGCGGACCTTGCGCTCGACGCGGCGCTTACCGAAGACGACGTAACCTCGAGCGACCACGTGGTGGCGCGGGGAAATACTGTGAACAAGAGCACACAAACGGAAGGTCTTATATTGTGGAACGCGAGTGGCGCACAGGGACCGAGTGAAACACCTGTGTTTGTGGTGGCAGCAGAGCAAAGTGAAATACCAGATCTAGCTGACAGTCCCGGGTTCGTGGCGGCAACAGGACCAAATTATACACCAGAATTCGTGACAACAGGGCTATGTGATAAATCTGGATTCGTGGTGGCAGAAGAGCTAAGTGACATACCGGCGTTCGTGACGGACGCTGTGGTAAGTGGCACACCGGAGTTAGTGGCGACAGCAGGATTAAGTGATATATCTGGGTTCGCGGCGGAAGCTGGGTTAAG
This region of Periplaneta americana isolate PAMFEO1 chromosome 13, P.americana_PAMFEO1_priV1, whole genome shotgun sequence genomic DNA includes:
- the LOC138711631 gene encoding uncharacterized protein is translated as MATLSHGHEMRDLVDELLNAPWDSRDSTSSSSDSLSPRAPLADLEAMVNDEEEEISQERGQEKVREDNTSDTNAHQTQFQNSNGKKAVTTAETEEGSSEEIVQSEFIGETITASEEEDEMQYDSSINIISVSVIRKSEQQKVADNAHIEISESERKKYRTDIHTASNVNAAAISMTSKREFHKTRENEELERSKIFNIDEIECLTNVSDDSSDEVLGIFSKKKGCNYNVGENNDSSIAEVKLKQALVVTPENNVLEAKTKESECIMVKEECLLKERAEINFELERKLMKEEKVEEIVMTTEEHKKGHQGTAKGENVVMDSEFLPRRSLVSIECPETVSGTMAAEDRGARVGTRGGDFLRMQPETEQAARGSRRSPDRELAGMLQPHLISTTKASAGVSVQSEEECGGSGVTLSAVQHSPSLGVNIDNGSGSACVNGTEYNVVPSAEALEESTLAGESEWINATGCTSAFTIGLSVGTAEVSAGEVKVEIHVFVGDRPVNASVNDVVEAEDGLTRTPNVESCVQRDDVSVTSDKVVQTDSRIVALPPEKSISVHRTDVSVSAGDLDVIGALIVDDDFRVLGVLSLRDAVSVSEESSPASVSAALRKGLASTLRVLRPLSPPRCQTCHRPRQYAIGTRLARKLEPGQHAMGTLYSVEEPLRDDGSIVTWAGAYDCSAGDAGPVLSSGGAAAVIADLALDAALTEDDVTSSDHVVARGNTVNKSTQTEGLILWNASGAQGPSETPVFVVAAEQSEIPDLADSPGFVAATGPNYTPEFVTTGLCDKSGFVVAEELSDIPAFVTDAVVSGTPELVATAGLSDISGFAAEAGLSDTPGFEVEAGVSDTLGFVATAELSDKSGLVLEARLSDTPGFVAEVGLSDIPRFVTTAGLSDTSGFVTEAGQSGTPGFVAEAGVSDTAELRDRSEFRVATGLNNIPGFVTIAGINDTNVAVNVVEESTTQESGPVTTVIEKQGAVTEGESDTQKVLITEAGDAQEAITAVALSNTKAILTVEKATVTPAVVRAGLGDIDEAEKTAEISNRQKAVVAKVSDKQKSVTVGVSDSQVPAGVNVIQKTAIEHPTSDTQLPVAESGVAAENNTTIENEVTILSDVQDIIVVNNAANDMSDRDGYIAVNNVVSDRKWIMEPYTVSGVSGERENMRENSRVEPVEWAVDTGNVTVVNDTETENATELDDFQGTVTDNVSGTEGTIDTNKTTASDIQRTTILKRGSDTEEAITTGVCDTEVVMVVDDIEGAMTATAHEPAARVSTRRNGGGASLEPGAAPSGRTEASRVPGECRDVPRDPAQSSGNRCGDAMRQKNKPSDSDATDVVVEAAAGAAPDCNGHVNHHHSTARSILKSVLKRTGSGGHHKKGGGKAPVPAPVPPPPPPPPQPAPQKKKHRVQFDESKNKFFDADYVILIREEEEEEEEEEDLEEDEEDEEMEEDEEEICTCGASAEMGRMRPPVVGAVRTPLVGMPPPATRRIVQPPGGAVQVLPGNIPRRDATTLATGGPGFDLNIPENCTFEPPLEFIDQVTLSPPEGYKDVVRHHHPAPTGCPL